In a single window of the Desulfovibrio mangrovi genome:
- the rbsB gene encoding ribose ABC transporter substrate-binding protein RbsB has product MKRLLTSLVALALILGLTVSAQAKDSIALVVSTLNNPFFVTLKDGAVKRAGEMGYEIIVLDSQNDPAKELANVEDLTVRGVKAILINPTDSDAVSNAIRLINKAGIPVLTLDRGAAHGEVACHIASDNVAGGKMAGDFMAEKLGKGAKVIQLEGLPGTSAARDRGEGFAAAVKANGFNLLASQPADFDRTKGLNVMENLLANHGDVQGVFAQNDEMALGALRALQAAGKKVVVVGFDGTDDGVAAVKSGTMTGTVAQQPALIGSLGVEAADKLLKGQAVEKSIPVPLMVVK; this is encoded by the coding sequence ATGAAAAGACTTCTGACTTCCCTTGTTGCCCTGGCGCTGATTCTGGGGCTTACCGTATCGGCGCAGGCCAAGGATTCCATTGCGCTGGTTGTTTCCACTCTCAACAACCCCTTCTTTGTTACCCTGAAGGATGGTGCCGTGAAGAGAGCCGGGGAAATGGGCTACGAGATCATCGTGCTGGATTCCCAGAACGATCCGGCCAAAGAACTGGCCAACGTTGAAGACCTTACCGTGCGCGGCGTAAAGGCCATCCTCATCAACCCCACCGATTCCGATGCTGTTTCCAACGCCATCCGTCTCATCAACAAGGCTGGCATTCCCGTGCTGACCCTTGACCGCGGTGCTGCTCACGGTGAGGTGGCATGTCACATCGCTTCCGACAACGTTGCCGGTGGCAAGATGGCCGGTGACTTCATGGCTGAGAAGCTGGGCAAGGGTGCCAAGGTTATCCAGCTTGAAGGTCTGCCCGGAACTTCCGCTGCCCGTGATCGCGGCGAAGGCTTTGCCGCTGCCGTAAAGGCCAACGGTTTCAACCTGCTGGCAAGCCAGCCTGCAGACTTTGACCGCACCAAGGGCCTGAACGTCATGGAAAACCTGCTCGCCAACCATGGAGATGTTCAGGGCGTATTTGCACAGAACGATGAAATGGCTCTGGGGGCTTTGCGCGCTCTGCAGGCTGCAGGCAAGAAGGTTGTGGTTGTCGGCTTTGACGGCACCGATGACGGTGTTGCTGCCGTGAAGAGCGGCACCATGACCGGTACCGTTGCCCAGCAGCCCGCGCTGATCGGTTCTCTGGGCGTGGAAGCCGCAGACAAGCTCCTCAAGGGACAGGCTGTAGAGAAGTCCATTCCCGTTCCCCTCATGGTTGTAAAGTAA
- the rbsA gene encoding ribose ABC transporter ATP-binding protein RbsA translates to MASEHRVLLTLEGIEKSFPGVKALDGVSLRVQEGRVMALVGENGAGKSTLMKVLTGIYERDAGSIVFLDAPRNFKGPRDSQTAGISIIHQELNLLSELSIAENIFLGREKVGFMGRILWNEMYDRADELLRKLGVQRSSRTRLGDLGIGEQQMVEIAKAISFESRVIIMDEPTDTLTDTETKALFNVISELKQSGHGIVYISHRLKEIFEICDDVTVLRDGKFIGERPVAEITEDELIEMMVGRKLEEQYPRVAVEPGAVSLEVRDLQGPKVHGVSLKVREGEILGISGLMGTGRTELMKCIFGGQAVTGGTVSMFGREVRIASPKQALEAGIAYISEDRKADGLVLGLSVKENMTLAALRSLSSVTGHIRKAEEQAAVDGYIRAFNIKTPSREQTVGNLSGGNQQKVAIAKGLLARPRVLILDEPTRGVDVGARKEIYQLINSFKSEGMSIILISSDMPEVLGMSDRIIVMHQGRISGEFAAIEADQEKLMACAIGRTQVETHI, encoded by the coding sequence GTGGCCAGCGAACATCGCGTTCTTCTCACGCTTGAAGGTATCGAGAAAAGCTTTCCGGGCGTCAAGGCGCTGGACGGCGTCTCTCTGCGTGTGCAGGAGGGACGCGTCATGGCGTTGGTGGGCGAAAATGGCGCAGGAAAATCCACATTGATGAAAGTGCTCACCGGCATCTACGAACGCGACGCCGGGAGCATCGTATTTCTCGACGCGCCTCGCAACTTCAAGGGCCCGCGGGATTCGCAGACTGCCGGGATCAGCATCATTCATCAGGAACTGAATCTTCTGTCCGAGCTTTCCATTGCCGAGAATATATTTCTTGGCCGTGAAAAGGTGGGATTCATGGGGCGGATTCTCTGGAACGAGATGTACGACCGTGCCGATGAGCTGCTGCGCAAGCTCGGTGTGCAACGTTCCTCCCGAACCCGTCTCGGCGATCTGGGCATCGGGGAACAGCAGATGGTGGAGATTGCCAAAGCCATCTCCTTCGAGTCCCGCGTCATCATCATGGATGAACCGACAGACACGTTGACCGATACCGAAACAAAGGCGCTGTTCAACGTGATTTCAGAGCTGAAGCAGTCCGGCCACGGTATCGTCTACATTTCACACCGGCTCAAGGAAATCTTCGAAATCTGTGATGATGTCACCGTGTTGCGAGACGGCAAATTCATTGGTGAGCGCCCCGTGGCGGAAATCACGGAGGATGAGCTCATCGAGATGATGGTCGGCCGCAAGCTTGAAGAACAGTATCCCCGCGTCGCCGTGGAACCGGGGGCCGTGAGTCTTGAGGTGCGAGATCTTCAGGGGCCGAAGGTGCATGGCGTATCCCTGAAGGTGCGAGAGGGTGAGATACTCGGTATTTCCGGCCTGATGGGCACCGGAAGAACGGAGCTCATGAAATGCATTTTCGGTGGGCAGGCGGTAACCGGGGGAACGGTTTCCATGTTTGGCAGGGAGGTGCGCATTGCATCACCCAAGCAGGCGTTGGAGGCGGGAATTGCCTATATCAGCGAAGACCGGAAGGCCGATGGGCTGGTTCTGGGGTTGTCGGTGAAGGAAAACATGACGCTGGCCGCGTTAAGAAGTCTAAGTTCCGTCACGGGGCATATCCGCAAGGCGGAAGAGCAGGCTGCGGTGGACGGGTATATCAGGGCCTTCAACATCAAGACGCCGTCCCGGGAGCAGACCGTAGGCAACCTTTCTGGCGGCAACCAGCAGAAAGTGGCTATAGCCAAAGGGCTGCTGGCCCGTCCCAGAGTTCTTATCCTTGATGAGCCCACACGCGGGGTCGATGTGGGTGCTCGAAAGGAGATCTATCAACTCATAAACAGCTTCAAGAGCGAAGGTATGAGCATCATCCTCATTTCTTCCGACATGCCCGAGGTGCTGGGCATGAGTGACCGTATCATCGTGATGCATCAGGGACGCATCAGCGGCGAATTTGCGGCAATTGAGGCGGATCAGGAAAAACTCATGGCCTGTGCCATCGGCAGAACTCAGGTGGAGACGCATATATGA
- the rbsD gene encoding D-ribose pyranase yields the protein MKRAALINSELSYLIAKMGHFDGLTVCDAGLPIPAGVQRVDLAVSAGIPSFIDTVRAVVSELEIESVELAEEFRTVSPAAHEELIVFLQNVAVERGKPLPVTYVPHDTFKANTRSSVAIVRTGEFTPYANVTFKAGVVF from the coding sequence ATGAAAAGAGCAGCGCTCATTAATTCGGAACTTTCGTATCTCATTGCGAAGATGGGGCATTTTGACGGCCTTACCGTCTGCGACGCCGGGCTGCCCATACCGGCAGGTGTACAGCGGGTTGATCTTGCCGTGTCGGCGGGCATTCCTTCCTTCATTGATACAGTCCGTGCCGTTGTATCTGAATTGGAGATCGAGTCCGTTGAGCTCGCGGAAGAATTCAGGACCGTCAGTCCTGCAGCTCATGAAGAGCTTATTGTGTTCCTGCAAAACGTTGCGGTTGAACGCGGCAAGCCTTTGCCGGTTACGTACGTGCCGCACGATACCTTCAAGGCGAATACCCGAAGCAGTGTGGCCATTGTCAGAACCGGTGAGTTCACCCCTTATGCCAACGTCACCTTCAAGGCCGGAGTGGTGTTCTAG
- the rbsK gene encoding ribokinase: MAAKRLIVLGSVNADHVLRVEQFPRPGETLVGHDYQVIPGGKGANQAVAAARFGADIGFIACVGADDFGSRMISEFQKDGMDTRAVMQVPDKPTGIAFIQIAASGENSIVISAEANACLTPKAIEPHLAYVRQAETLLMQLESPMETIMLAADEARKAGVTVILNPAPARPLPDELLASLTMITPNETEAAVLTGVEVKSEADARKAAAILRGKGVESVIITLGAQGAFYSGADGDRLIPGFRVQATDTTAAGDTFNGALAGALQEGLGIDEAIRMAHAAAAISVTRLGAQTSVPYRTEIDEFLTAHS; encoded by the coding sequence ATGGCCGCAAAAAGGCTCATCGTTCTTGGCAGCGTCAATGCCGACCACGTTCTGCGCGTGGAGCAGTTCCCCCGTCCCGGAGAGACTCTTGTAGGGCATGATTATCAGGTCATTCCCGGTGGCAAAGGAGCCAATCAGGCCGTGGCGGCTGCCCGTTTCGGTGCGGATATCGGCTTTATCGCCTGTGTTGGAGCGGATGATTTCGGCTCCCGCATGATCAGTGAATTTCAGAAAGACGGCATGGATACCAGAGCCGTCATGCAGGTGCCGGACAAGCCTACCGGCATCGCGTTCATCCAGATAGCGGCCAGCGGAGAGAACTCCATCGTCATCTCTGCTGAGGCCAATGCTTGCCTCACGCCCAAGGCGATCGAACCTCATCTGGCTTACGTGCGGCAGGCGGAGACGCTGCTCATGCAGCTTGAAAGCCCCATGGAGACCATCATGCTGGCCGCGGATGAAGCGCGTAAAGCCGGTGTGACCGTGATTCTCAACCCCGCTCCGGCCCGTCCGCTTCCCGACGAGTTGCTGGCGTCCCTGACCATGATAACCCCGAACGAGACGGAAGCCGCCGTACTGACCGGCGTTGAGGTCAAAAGCGAGGCAGATGCCCGCAAGGCTGCTGCGATTCTCAGGGGCAAGGGGGTGGAATCGGTGATCATCACCCTTGGCGCGCAGGGGGCCTTCTACAGCGGGGCCGATGGTGACCGCCTTATTCCCGGCTTCCGGGTGCAGGCAACTGATACCACCGCAGCGGGCGATACCTTCAATGGAGCCCTTGCCGGCGCATTGCAGGAAGGGTTGGGCATTGACGAAGCCATTCGAATGGCCCATGCTGCCGCGGCTATTTCCGTTACACGACTGGGGGCGCAGACCTCTGTTCCGTACCGCACCGAGATTGATGAATTTTTAACCGCACATAGCTAG
- the rbsC gene encoding ribose ABC transporter permease, which yields MSIQDTATRRRDGYSIKKQLIRQKTLIALVVMVIVVSLLNPNFFTTGNLLNILRQTAINAIMAVGMTFVILTAGIDLSVGSVLALCGAIGASLIAAEVPLVPAVAATLCVGAFIGAASGVIIAKGKVQAFIATLVSMTMVRGFTLVYTDGRPISTGFTETADAFSAIGTGYMLGIPVPIWIMAVVYGAAWYLLNHTRLGRYVYALGGNEAATRLSGINVDSIKITVYAIAGFLSALSGLIVTSRLSSAQPTAGAGYELDAIAAVVLGGTSLMGGKGTIMGTLLGALIIGFLNNALNLLDVSSYYQMIAKALVILLAVLVDTKSK from the coding sequence ATGAGCATACAAGATACGGCTACCCGGCGCAGGGATGGCTATTCCATCAAGAAGCAGTTGATCCGGCAGAAAACCCTCATCGCTCTGGTGGTGATGGTCATTGTTGTTTCCCTGCTGAATCCCAATTTTTTCACGACGGGCAATCTGCTCAATATCCTGCGCCAGACGGCGATCAATGCCATCATGGCGGTGGGCATGACTTTCGTCATTCTGACTGCGGGAATTGATCTGTCTGTGGGGTCTGTTCTGGCTCTGTGTGGTGCCATAGGAGCCAGCCTCATCGCCGCCGAGGTGCCTCTGGTGCCTGCAGTGGCCGCAACGTTGTGCGTCGGCGCGTTTATCGGCGCAGCCAGTGGGGTAATCATCGCCAAGGGTAAGGTGCAGGCCTTCATTGCAACGCTGGTCAGCATGACCATGGTACGCGGTTTTACCCTTGTCTACACCGACGGCAGGCCCATCTCGACAGGGTTCACGGAAACGGCGGATGCTTTTTCGGCCATCGGTACCGGCTATATGCTGGGCATTCCGGTTCCCATCTGGATCATGGCTGTGGTGTACGGTGCAGCCTGGTATCTCCTCAATCACACCAGACTTGGCCGCTATGTTTACGCCCTTGGCGGAAACGAAGCCGCCACGCGTCTTTCCGGCATCAACGTGGATAGCATCAAGATCACGGTGTACGCCATTGCCGGTTTCCTTTCCGCCCTGTCGGGTCTCATCGTCACCTCCCGTCTATCCTCGGCGCAGCCCACGGCCGGAGCGGGATATGAACTGGACGCCATTGCGGCGGTTGTTCTCGGCGGGACCAGCCTTATGGGGGGCAAGGGGACCATTATGGGAACCCTGCTCGGGGCTCTGATTATCGGTTTTCTCAACAACGCATTGAATTTGCTTGATGTATCGTCCTACTACCAGATGATTGCCAAGGCTCTGGTCATTCTGCTGGCAGTACTGGTTGATACGAAAAGCAAGTAG